One window of the Macaca thibetana thibetana isolate TM-01 chromosome 1, ASM2454274v1, whole genome shotgun sequence genome contains the following:
- the KTI12 gene encoding protein KTI12 homolog — translation MPLVVFCGLPYSGKSRRAEELRMALAAEGRAVYVVDDAAVLGAEDPTVYGDSAREKALRGALRASVERRLSRHDVVILDSLNYIKGFRYELYCLARAARTPLCLVYCVRPGGPSAGPQVAGAKENPGRNVSVSWRPHAEEDGRPQAAGSSVLRELHTAGSVVNGSVQADVPKELQREESGTAESPALVTPESEKSAKHVSGSFYSPELLEALTLRFEAPDSRNRWDRPLFTLVGLEEPLPVAGIRSALFENRAPPPHQSTQSQPLASGSFLHQLDQVTSQVLAGLMEAQKSAVPGDLLTLPGTTEHLRFTRPLTMAELSRLRRQFISYTKMHRNNENLPQLANMFLQYLSQSLH, via the coding sequence ATGCCGCTTGTGGTGTTTTGTGGGCTGCCGTACAGCGGCAAGAGCCGACGAGCTGAAGAGTTGCGCATGGCGCTGGCTGCTGAGGGCCGCGCGGTGTACGTGGTGGATGACGCAGCTGTCCTGGGCGCAGAAGACCCAACCGTGTACGGCGATTCTGCCCGTGAGAAGGCATTGCGTGGAGCTCTGCGAGCCTCCGTGGAACGGCGCCTGAGTCGCCACGACGTGGTCATCCTGGACTCACTTAACTACATCAAAGGTTTCCGTTACGAGCTCTACTGCCTGGCACGGGCGGCGCGCACCCCGCTCTGCCTGGTCTACTGCGTACGGCCCGGCGGCCCGAGCGCGGGACCTCAGGTGGCGGGCGCGAAGGAGAACCCGGGCCGGAACGTCAGTGTGAGTTGGCGGCCACACGCTGAGGAGGACGGGAGACCCCAGGCGGCGGGCAGCAGCGTCCTCAGGGAACTGCATACTGCGGGCTCTGTAGTAAATGGAAGTGTCCAGGCCGACGTACCCAAGGAGCTGCAGCGAGAAGAATCCGGGACTGCAGAGTCTCCAGCTCTCGTGACTCCGGAATCAGAGAAATCTGCAAAGCACGTGTCCGGTTCCTTTTACTCTCCAGAACTCCTGGAGGCCCTAACGCTGCGCTTTGAGGCTCCCGATTCTCGGAATCGCTGGGACCGGCCTTTATTCACTTTGGTGGGGCTAGAGGAGCCGTTGCCCGTGGCGGGGATCCGCTCTGCCCTGTTTGAGAACCGAGCCCCACCACCCCATCAGTCTACGCAGTCCCAGCCGCTCGCCTCCGGCAGCTTTCTGCACCAGTTGGACCAGGTCACGAGTCAAGTACTGGCCGGATTGATGGAAGCGCAGAAGAGCGCTGTCCCCGGGGACTTGCTCACGCTTCCTGGTACCACAGAGCACTTGAGGTTTACCCGGCCCTTGACCATGGCAGAACTGAGTCGCCTTCGTCGCCAGTTTATTTCGTACACTAAAATGCATCGCAACAATGAGAACTTGCCCCAGCTGGCCAACATGTTTCTTCAGTATCTGAGCCAGAGCCTGCACTAA